GGGAACACTGCCATGGGCATTGTTCTCCCCCCCCAATTTTGCATGCGCACACTGAGCGTCAACGAACACCGCCAACGCCCGATTTACGCCTTCGCCAACTCCAGTTCGCCACCACGCGCGCCATTGCCCGCATAACGGAACACCGCCAGGTCGTCGGCCCGGATCTCCGGCTGCTTGCCGCTGACCAGGTCGGCGATCACGCTGGCCGAGCCGCAGGCCATGGTCCAGCCCAGGGTGCCGTGGCCGGTGTTGAGGAACAGGTTGCGCAGCGGCGTGGCGCCGACCACCGGGGTGCTGTCGGGGGTCATCGGGCGCAGGCCGGTCCAGAACACGGCGCGGCTGGTGTCGCCGGCGCCCGGGAACAGGTCGTTGACGACCATTTCCAGGGTCTCGCGGCGGGCCGGGTTCAGGGTGGTGCTGTAGCCAGAGATTTCAGCCATGCCGCCCACCCGGATGCGGTCGTCGAAGCGGGTCACCGCGATCTTGTAGGTCTCGTCGAGGATGGTCGATACCGGAGCGCGGCTGGGCTCCAGGACCGGCACCGTGATCGAATATCCTTTGAGCGGGTAGACCGGCACGTCGACCAGGCCCTTGAGCAGCAGGCGCGAATAGCTGCCCAGCGCCAGCACGTAGCGGTCGCTCGTAAGTACGCCCTTGGCGGTCTGCACGCCAGTGATCTCGCCACCGCTCGTGTGCAGCGCGTCGATGCTGGTGTCGAACTCGAAGCGCACGCCGAGGTCGCGCGCCATCGCGGTCAGGCGGGTGGTGAACAGCTGGCAGTCGCCGGTCTCGTCGTTTGGCAGGCGCAGGCCGCCGACCAGCGAGGCGTGCGCGCCCAGCGCCGGCTCGGCCCGGGCCAGGTCGCGGCCGGTAAGCAGCTCGTACTCGACGCCGGCCTGCTGCAAGATGGCGATGTCCTTCGCCGCGTTGTCGAGCTGCTTCTGGGTACGGAACAGCTGCACCGTGCCCTGGTCGCGGCCTT
Above is a genomic segment from Massilia sp. H6 containing:
- a CDS encoding D-amino acid dehydrogenase yields the protein MRVLVLGSGVVGVTTAYYLARAGHDVTVVDRQPGPALETSFANAGQISPGYASPWAAPGIPLKAAAWLFQRHAPLAFRPDGSLFQLQWMWQMLRNCSAERYAVNKERMVRLAEYSRDRIRALRLETGIEYEGRDQGTVQLFRTQKQLDNAAKDIAILQQAGVEYELLTGRDLARAEPALGAHASLVGGLRLPNDETGDCQLFTTRLTAMARDLGVRFEFDTSIDALHTSGGEITGVQTAKGVLTSDRYVLALGSYSRLLLKGLVDVPVYPLKGYSITVPVLEPSRAPVSTILDETYKIAVTRFDDRIRVGGMAEISGYSTTLNPARRETLEMVVNDLFPGAGDTSRAVFWTGLRPMTPDSTPVVGATPLRNLFLNTGHGTLGWTMACGSASVIADLVSGKQPEIRADDLAVFRYAGNGARGGELELAKA